In Nitrosophilus alvini, the following are encoded in one genomic region:
- a CDS encoding Fur family transcriptional regulator, which translates to MKQYTVILKDYDLKVTPQRINILKIIDKEGHISIEDLYTQIKEFFPSISLATLYKNINTMCDTGLIKEIKIPHSKSKYELSKEDHSHLLCMKCGKVEDIKISADKFIQKAENLSGYKIENISILFKGVCPSCQ; encoded by the coding sequence ATGAAACAGTACACGGTTATTTTGAAAGACTATGATCTCAAAGTCACACCTCAGAGGATAAATATCTTAAAAATAATAGATAAAGAGGGGCATATAAGTATAGAAGATCTGTATACGCAGATAAAAGAGTTTTTTCCTAGTATATCACTGGCCACACTTTACAAAAATATCAATACTATGTGCGATACCGGTCTTATAAAAGAGATAAAAATTCCCCACTCAAAATCAAAATATGAGTTATCCAAAGAAGATCATTCGCATCTTTTATGTATGAAATGCGGGAAAGTGGAAGATATAAAAATTTCCGCCGATAAATTCATACAAAAAGCAGAAAATTTAAGCGGATATAAAATAGAAAATATCTCTATACTCTTCAAAGGCGTATGTCCTTCTTGTCAATAA
- a CDS encoding ferritin-like domain-containing protein, with protein MARKGISILKGIEAEEVVKLLNRAYADEWLAYYQYYIESKVIKGIMKDAAIAELDQHAADELRHADMVAGRILQLGGTPLLSPSDWLKYTNCGYEAPEDFDVLSILEDAIKGEQCAISIYSEIAKITKDKDIVTYDIVSQILADEVEHEEDLQALHDDIREFIEQVKGNKY; from the coding sequence ATGGCACGAAAAGGTATATCCATACTTAAAGGGATTGAGGCCGAAGAGGTAGTAAAACTTTTAAACAGAGCATATGCAGATGAGTGGCTAGCATATTATCAATATTATATAGAGTCAAAAGTTATAAAAGGGATTATGAAAGATGCTGCGATTGCTGAACTTGATCAGCATGCTGCCGATGAACTAAGACATGCCGATATGGTTGCCGGGAGAATTCTACAGCTTGGAGGCACTCCTCTTCTTAGTCCCTCTGATTGGCTAAAATATACAAACTGCGGCTATGAGGCTCCTGAAGATTTTGATGTTCTGAGTATTCTTGAAGATGCGATAAAAGGTGAACAGTGCGCTATAAGTATATATTCCGAAATTGCTAAAATAACTAAGGATAAAGATATAGTAACTTATGACATAGTATCGCAGATTCTTGCTGATGAGGTTGAGCATGAGGAGGATCTTCAGGCATTGCATGATGACATAAGAGAGTTTATTGAGCAGGTAAAAGGCAACAAATATTGA
- a CDS encoding cytochrome-c peroxidase, with protein MKLLKSLAVITLGLGISAIASDALIEKAKKAGLKPIPNELKELYKVIDNPKNPLTKEKIELGKKLYFEPRLSKSALISCNTCHNLAIGGDDNIPAATGHKWTANPHHLNSPTVYNAVFNERQFWDGRSPDLEDQATGPIQAPPEMDMHKDMAVKVVKSMPEYVEAFKKAYPGEEITIETIGKAIGAFERTLVTPSRFDAYLNGDSKALTKKEKDGLKTFIKVGCASCHNGIGLGGSMQPFPVAKPYKYANVGDFKGNKNGMVKVPTLRNIVDTAPYFHNGAVWTLEEAVKIMGETQLGKNLSKKEVESIVAFLNSLTGKKPYVKYPMLPSSTDKTPKPSLD; from the coding sequence ATGAAACTACTAAAAAGTTTGGCTGTGATAACTCTAGGCCTTGGAATCAGCGCAATTGCAAGCGATGCACTTATAGAAAAAGCTAAAAAAGCAGGGTTGAAGCCTATCCCAAATGAGCTCAAAGAGCTTTATAAGGTGATAGATAACCCGAAAAATCCTCTTACAAAAGAGAAGATAGAACTTGGTAAAAAGTTATATTTTGAACCGAGACTCTCCAAAAGTGCTCTTATCAGCTGTAATACATGCCACAATCTTGCCATAGGCGGAGATGACAATATACCTGCGGCTACCGGACATAAATGGACTGCCAATCCTCACCATCTCAACTCGCCTACCGTATATAATGCAGTATTCAACGAAAGGCAGTTCTGGGACGGAAGAAGTCCTGACCTTGAAGATCAGGCCACAGGACCTATACAGGCTCCGCCTGAAATGGATATGCACAAAGATATGGCAGTCAAAGTTGTAAAATCTATGCCGGAATATGTAGAAGCGTTTAAAAAAGCCTATCCTGGTGAGGAGATCACTATTGAGACAATAGGAAAAGCTATCGGGGCATTTGAAAGAACATTGGTAACACCTTCAAGATTTGATGCTTACCTTAACGGCGACAGCAAAGCTCTTACCAAAAAAGAGAAAGATGGTCTCAAGACTTTTATAAAAGTTGGATGTGCATCTTGTCACAACGGAATAGGACTTGGTGGGTCTATGCAGCCGTTCCCTGTAGCAAAACCTTATAAATATGCAAACGTTGGTGATTTCAAAGGGAATAAAAACGGAATGGTAAAAGTTCCAACTTTGAGAAATATTGTAGATACTGCTCCCTATTTCCATAACGGTGCCGTATGGACTCTTGAAGAGGCTGTAAAAATTATGGGTGAGACACAGCTTGGTAAAAATCTAAGTAAAAAAGAGGTGGAGAGTATTGTAGCATTCCTCAACTCTCTTACAGGCAAAAAACCGTATGTTAAGTATCCTATGCTTCCAAGCTCTACAGATAAAACTCCAAAACCGAGTCTTGACTAA
- a CDS encoding aldo/keto reductase yields the protein MEYRYIGKSGLRVTPICLGTMTFGSSTGKKEAFEILDIAYDRGINFYDTAELYPVPPEAKTAGVTETIVGEWLKTKPRDSIILATKVAGAASGWFVPPIRHGLTAMDRFHIEKAVEGSLKRLQTDYIDLYQMHWPDTVVPIEETMEAFDRLVRRGLVRYIGTSNDTAYGLTKANEIARFKGFARFESIQNNFSVLNPRFFDELATVCKREQVSLLPYSPIAGGVLSGKYNNKFIPEDARFSVYLKHGNKRVRTHATKFYNEKTLKATELFLDVAKKYDIHPVTLAVAYSKSFDFIASTIIGARKKEQLDASLDALELKLDKVVLEEIKKIQAEILYPMG from the coding sequence ATGGAATACAGATATATTGGAAAATCGGGCCTAAGAGTTACTCCTATATGTCTCGGTACGATGACGTTCGGGAGCAGTACGGGTAAAAAAGAGGCATTTGAAATACTGGATATCGCCTATGACAGAGGGATAAATTTTTATGATACCGCAGAACTTTATCCTGTCCCGCCGGAAGCCAAAACAGCGGGAGTGACTGAGACGATAGTGGGTGAGTGGCTTAAGACAAAACCACGAGATTCGATAATTTTGGCCACAAAAGTGGCCGGAGCTGCCAGTGGCTGGTTTGTTCCGCCAATCAGACACGGTTTGACTGCAATGGACAGATTTCATATAGAAAAAGCGGTAGAAGGTAGTTTGAAAAGGTTGCAAACTGACTATATAGACCTATATCAGATGCATTGGCCAGATACGGTAGTGCCGATAGAAGAGACAATGGAAGCCTTTGACAGATTGGTTCGAAGAGGGTTGGTACGCTATATAGGTACATCAAACGATACAGCGTATGGGCTTACAAAGGCGAATGAAATAGCAAGATTTAAAGGATTTGCCAGATTTGAATCCATTCAAAACAATTTTTCCGTACTAAATCCAAGATTTTTTGATGAACTGGCTACAGTATGTAAAAGAGAACAAGTCTCACTGCTTCCTTATTCTCCAATCGCCGGCGGTGTTCTGAGTGGAAAATACAATAACAAATTTATACCGGAAGACGCAAGATTTTCTGTATATTTAAAACATGGCAATAAAAGAGTCAGAACCCATGCGACAAAATTTTATAATGAAAAGACATTGAAAGCTACGGAACTATTTTTGGATGTGGCTAAAAAGTATGATATACATCCGGTCACTTTGGCTGTGGCCTATTCAAAATCTTTTGATTTTATAGCATCAACGATAATAGGGGCCAGAAAAAAAGAGCAATTGGACGCCTCATTGGACGCTTTGGAACTAAAACTGGACAAAGTTGTACTTGAGGAGATTAAAAAGATTCAGGCAGAAATTCTTTATCCAATGGGATAG
- a CDS encoding recombinase family protein has translation MNVSYLRIKNERYGLSLQEKNIYDYALKLGKKIDSKEKEITPLNKSLEEREQFIEFLRSLKKGDSVFVYELPVFSTRVGELVKILNCLFKRGVDVYISKYSIKIDSKSSAADMLELLNEIRENLKKEKKKSLGRPKGSISRSKYDVFKEEIIKKLKEGKSVSTIATELGVRRTSLRDYIESRGLKEFAAAKGKGSEEKVFIFGEKRCELIKGEK, from the coding sequence ATGAATGTGTCTTATCTCAGGATAAAAAACGAACGTTACGGTCTCTCTTTACAAGAGAAAAACATATATGATTATGCTTTGAAGCTTGGTAAAAAGATAGACTCAAAAGAGAAAGAGATCACTCCTTTAAACAAATCTCTGGAAGAGAGAGAACAGTTTATAGAGTTTCTTCGTTCTTTAAAAAAAGGAGATTCTGTTTTTGTATATGAACTGCCTGTTTTTAGCACAAGAGTGGGTGAGCTTGTAAAAATTTTAAATTGTCTCTTTAAAAGAGGTGTAGATGTATATATTTCGAAATATAGTATTAAAATAGATTCAAAGAGTTCGGCAGCAGATATGCTTGAGCTGTTGAACGAAATTAGAGAAAATTTAAAAAAAGAGAAGAAAAAGAGTCTTGGACGCCCGAAAGGAAGTATTTCCAGATCAAAATATGATGTTTTTAAAGAAGAGATAATAAAAAAACTGAAGGAGGGAAAAAGTGTGAGTACAATTGCAACAGAACTGGGTGTAAGAAGAACCTCTTTAAGGGACTATATAGAGTCCAGGGGACTTAAAGAGTTTGCTGCTGCAAAGGGGAAGGGGAGTGAAGAGAAAGTTTTTATTTTTGGTGAGAAGAGGTGTGAACTTATAAAGGGTGAAAAGTGA